In Halalkalicoccus subterraneus, the following are encoded in one genomic region:
- a CDS encoding NifU family protein: MSIDTGESAVAETEEALRSKVETWLAKQMPIIQMHGGTSAVRKADPGGEVIVELGGGCRGCEISEITTGNIEAELLQWPEIEELTVRAPDAGESFGIDQPDSIMGIDRSEGGRGF, encoded by the coding sequence ATGAGTATCGACACCGGCGAATCGGCAGTCGCGGAGACCGAGGAGGCCCTCCGCTCGAAGGTCGAGACCTGGCTCGCGAAACAGATGCCGATTATCCAGATGCACGGGGGAACCAGCGCGGTGCGGAAGGCCGACCCCGGCGGCGAAGTGATCGTCGAACTCGGCGGCGGCTGTCGGGGCTGTGAGATCAGCGAAATCACGACGGGCAACATCGAGGCCGAACTGCTGCAGTGGCCAGAGATCGAGGAACTCACCGTCCGCGCGCCCGACGCCGGCGAGAGCTTCGGGATCGATCAGCCCGACAGTATCATGGGAATCGACCGCTCGGAGGGCGGTCGGGGTTTCTGA
- a CDS encoding cell division protein SepF, with product MGFMDKLLGEQTTQRRGRGRSVEDYIEIDTGDIEATPEEAGTQVHIAEIDGQRDLIAIKDAIYDGDVVVADIVRLRTSDSTIEHVIDELRQVAQEVNGDIVQKGDDQIIVTPTNVSINRRKLGR from the coding sequence ATGGGGTTCATGGACAAGCTCCTCGGCGAACAGACCACTCAACGCCGAGGTCGGGGTCGGAGCGTCGAGGACTACATCGAGATCGATACCGGCGACATCGAGGCGACGCCCGAGGAAGCCGGCACCCAGGTACACATCGCGGAGATCGACGGCCAGCGCGACCTGATCGCGATCAAGGACGCCATCTACGACGGCGACGTCGTCGTCGCCGACATCGTCCGACTGCGCACGAGCGACAGCACGATCGAACACGTCATCGACGAGCTCCGACAGGTCGCCCAGGAGGTAAACGGCGACATCGTCCAGAAGGGCGACGATCAGATCATCGTCACCCCGACGAACGTCTCAATCAACCGGCGCAAGCTCGGCCGGTAA
- a CDS encoding RNA-binding protein, translating into MQVSSRHHLRNDEVRALETALQEGLGVSIDGDAYELVEIADSPFDLVLVDGDPQAFYYEDEPFLTVRGANDHALERGVVTVDTGAISFVSDGADVMRPGIVEADEGIEAGDLVAIAEESHGKVLAIGRANTDGSEMVGDSGKVVESIHHVGDDLYTFSV; encoded by the coding sequence ATGCAGGTCAGCTCCCGCCACCATCTGCGCAACGACGAGGTGCGCGCGCTCGAAACAGCGCTCCAGGAGGGCCTCGGCGTCTCGATCGACGGCGACGCGTACGAACTTGTCGAAATCGCCGACAGCCCCTTCGACCTCGTGCTCGTCGACGGCGACCCTCAGGCGTTCTACTACGAGGACGAACCGTTTCTCACCGTCCGGGGCGCGAACGACCACGCGCTCGAACGCGGGGTCGTCACCGTCGATACCGGCGCGATATCGTTCGTCTCGGACGGCGCGGACGTGATGCGTCCGGGGATCGTCGAGGCCGACGAGGGGATCGAAGCGGGCGATCTGGTCGCGATCGCCGAGGAGTCCCACGGCAAGGTGCTCGCGATCGGCCGGGCGAACACCGACGGCTCGGAGATGGTCGGCGATTCGGGGAAGGTCGTCGAGTCGATCCACCACGTCGGCGACGACCTCTACACCTTCTCGGTCTGA
- a CDS encoding DUF7562 family protein, producing the protein MWGPHKQGQRTVTCIACGDAVNRADAREYDKFGDRWDRDGKEFEHLCKDCYRGLCHQPRAELEGLLVEINAGTYPQAEFLSWYCALVDERYGSLSETERER; encoded by the coding sequence ATGTGGGGCCCCCACAAACAGGGCCAACGGACGGTCACCTGTATCGCCTGTGGAGACGCCGTCAACAGAGCCGACGCACGCGAGTACGACAAGTTCGGTGATCGCTGGGATCGCGACGGGAAGGAGTTCGAACACCTCTGTAAGGACTGTTATCGCGGGCTCTGTCACCAGCCACGTGCGGAGCTCGAAGGGCTGCTCGTCGAGATCAACGCGGGGACCTACCCCCAAGCGGAGTTCCTCTCGTGGTACTGCGCGCTCGTCGACGAGCGCTACGGATCGCTCTCGGAGACCGAACGCGAGCGGTAG
- a CDS encoding RNB domain-containing ribonuclease, producing MSDAQSEAGTVEGQGPVEIDEELARHLENKREELFEKFEIPDEFPPEVIEEAETRTEDIQSEIEAEVDERRDLRDLTTWTTDPIDAQDFDDAISIEEREEEYVLWVHIADVTHYVNPETSMWSSAVERANTVYLPAYTVHMLPPTLAETVCSLVPNEDRLAHTVEMHLGKETLGYDEIEIYKSVIESDERLTYAQAEQRLEEPDAPLHEECVLVHEVADRMHEQRKEDGSLVLNPSRDRAHTIIEECMLKANKAVTHELMWGRGVEAMYRVHPQPSPDEWDKALQEIQELDGVSIPGEAWDDPRKAVNATLEEAPGRQLGKIQWAVMKVMPRAQYMNDPFGGHHALNFEIYGHFTSPIRRLSDLINHWIVHTNDVPEDLVALCDRASERQKAAEQCEREYKKFLEEVGLDPSAVNNRGIEVVDEE from the coding sequence ATGAGCGACGCCCAGTCGGAGGCGGGCACCGTCGAAGGACAGGGTCCCGTCGAGATCGACGAGGAACTCGCACGCCACCTCGAGAACAAACGCGAGGAGCTCTTCGAGAAGTTCGAGATCCCCGACGAGTTCCCCCCCGAGGTGATCGAGGAGGCCGAAACCCGCACGGAGGACATCCAATCGGAGATCGAAGCGGAGGTCGACGAACGCCGCGATCTCAGGGATCTCACCACGTGGACGACCGATCCGATCGACGCCCAGGACTTCGACGACGCCATCTCCATCGAAGAGAGAGAAGAGGAGTACGTCCTCTGGGTCCACATCGCGGACGTGACTCATTATGTGAATCCCGAGACCTCGATGTGGTCCTCGGCCGTCGAGCGCGCCAACACCGTCTACCTCCCCGCCTATACCGTCCACATGCTGCCGCCCACCCTCGCGGAGACCGTCTGCTCGCTGGTTCCCAATGAGGACCGGCTCGCCCATACGGTGGAGATGCATCTCGGCAAGGAGACCCTGGGCTACGACGAGATCGAGATCTACAAGTCGGTGATCGAGTCGGACGAGCGCCTGACCTACGCGCAGGCAGAACAGCGCCTCGAGGAGCCCGACGCGCCGCTTCACGAGGAGTGCGTGCTGGTCCACGAGGTGGCCGACCGAATGCACGAGCAACGGAAGGAGGACGGGTCGTTGGTGCTGAACCCGTCGCGTGACCGCGCCCACACGATCATCGAGGAGTGCATGCTGAAGGCGAACAAGGCCGTGACCCACGAACTGATGTGGGGCCGGGGCGTCGAGGCGATGTACCGCGTCCACCCCCAGCCAAGCCCCGACGAGTGGGACAAGGCACTTCAAGAGATCCAGGAGCTCGACGGCGTCTCGATCCCCGGCGAGGCCTGGGACGACCCCCGGAAGGCGGTCAACGCCACCCTGGAGGAAGCGCCCGGGCGCCAGCTGGGCAAGATCCAGTGGGCGGTGATGAAGGTGATGCCACGAGCCCAGTACATGAACGACCCCTTCGGCGGGCACCACGCGCTGAACTTCGAGATCTACGGCCATTTCACCAGCCCCATTCGCCGCCTGTCGGACCTGATCAACCACTGGATCGTCCACACGAACGACGTCCCCGAGGACCTCGTCGCGCTCTGTGATCGGGCCTCCGAGCGCCAGAAGGCCGCCGAACAGTGCGAGCGCGAGTACAAGAAGTTCTTAGAGGAGGTCGGCCTCGATCCCAGCGCGGTGAACAACCGCGGGATCGAAGTCGTTGACGAGGAGTAA
- a CDS encoding DUF7522 family protein codes for MDDDPTVDSELADELLSVCRTTVGDELRSITYFTEDGVEQVYLRSDLERTADLIGFAEHERMGFRSQSAYRNTQLGEYEATIRMFEHGFLTRVIEGRHGTWVTTDSMDIDRFEELSTALRKVLAEYDIGE; via the coding sequence ATGGACGATGACCCCACGGTCGACTCGGAGCTGGCCGACGAACTACTCAGCGTCTGTCGAACGACGGTCGGCGACGAGCTGCGTAGCATCACCTACTTCACCGAGGACGGGGTCGAGCAGGTGTACCTCCGCTCGGACCTCGAACGGACGGCCGACCTGATCGGGTTCGCCGAGCACGAGCGCATGGGCTTTCGCTCCCAGTCGGCCTACCGGAACACCCAGTTGGGCGAGTACGAGGCGACGATCCGCATGTTCGAACACGGCTTTCTGACCCGAGTCATCGAGGGGAGACACGGCACCTGGGTGACGACCGATTCGATGGATATCGACCGATTCGAGGAGCTCTCGACCGCACTCAGGAAGGTGCTGGCCGAGTACGACATCGGGGAGTGA
- a CDS encoding tyrosine-type recombinase/integrase, producing MHPTEAVQDYLDGRTDLCQSSKANHRYRLQRFKEWCEEEGITNTNELTGRKLHQFKIWRSQEVNNVTLKNHLGTLRQFIAFCERIDAVAGGLSEKLELPQLGYNEEVNDTMLSHKEAKRILPYLKKYEYGSVRHVIFVVLWHTGIRISTLRAFDVEDFDSQQGFLRAIHRPETPLKNRKQGEREINLNDETVEIIEDYLRMTHSGVTDTKGRTPLIATSQGRAHTTTIRAQIYRVTRPCHYLNSCPHDRDVNECEAVSNQYASKCPSSVSPHAIRKGAITHHRNNGWPAKAVSDRADVSQEVLDKHYDKGTQSEKRERRKEFMNNL from the coding sequence ATGCATCCCACTGAAGCCGTACAGGACTATCTCGATGGGAGAACAGATCTTTGCCAATCATCAAAGGCAAATCACAGATACCGATTACAGCGGTTCAAAGAGTGGTGTGAAGAAGAAGGAATCACTAACACAAACGAACTCACCGGACGGAAGCTACACCAGTTCAAAATATGGCGGTCCCAAGAGGTCAACAACGTTACCCTGAAAAACCATCTGGGGACACTAAGACAGTTCATAGCCTTTTGCGAGCGCATAGACGCCGTTGCTGGGGGACTCAGTGAAAAACTCGAACTCCCACAACTGGGATACAATGAGGAGGTGAACGACACCATGCTTTCTCACAAGGAAGCAAAGCGGATTCTTCCCTACCTGAAGAAGTACGAATACGGTTCAGTTCGGCATGTTATCTTCGTCGTTCTCTGGCATACAGGAATCCGTATCAGCACACTCAGGGCATTCGACGTAGAGGACTTCGATTCCCAACAGGGCTTTCTCAGGGCCATACACAGGCCAGAAACGCCTCTCAAGAACCGAAAGCAAGGGGAACGGGAAATCAATCTCAACGACGAAACGGTGGAAATCATTGAGGACTACCTTCGAATGACTCACTCCGGCGTTACGGACACCAAGGGGAGGACACCACTGATTGCAACATCACAGGGCCGGGCACATACAACGACTATCAGGGCACAGATATACCGGGTTACCCGTCCCTGTCATTATCTGAATAGCTGTCCCCACGATAGGGATGTAAACGAATGCGAGGCGGTCAGTAACCAGTATGCATCTAAATGCCCGTCCTCAGTAAGCCCTCATGCGATACGAAAGGGAGCCATCACCCATCATCGGAACAACGGATGGCCTGCCAAAGCTGTTAGTGACAGAGCTGATGTGAGCCAAGAGGTGCTGGATAAGCACTACGACAAGGGAACACAGTCAGAAAAGAGAGAACGGAGAAAAGAGTTCATGAATAACCTCTAA
- a CDS encoding SWIM zinc finger family protein, which translates to MQTTSPSAKSDLVASATEKTVKRAQWESFSFELEAPGLVLVTNDSHDEDGHSYLVNVETDVPVACECKAFEYGNGPCKHMVAVAIREPVLKAAQVVPIPDGGQTDNTCKNGQTGCCGPDGDDLPCFDCYQDSH; encoded by the coding sequence ATGCAGACTACAAGCCCATCGGCTAAAAGCGACTTGGTAGCATCGGCAACTGAAAAGACAGTCAAGCGCGCGCAGTGGGAATCCTTCAGCTTCGAACTGGAAGCGCCGGGATTAGTCCTGGTTACGAACGACAGTCACGACGAAGACGGACACTCCTACTTGGTCAACGTCGAGACCGACGTTCCGGTAGCGTGTGAATGCAAGGCGTTCGAGTACGGAAATGGCCCCTGCAAACACATGGTCGCGGTGGCTATCCGTGAGCCTGTTCTGAAGGCTGCTCAGGTGGTTCCCATCCCGGACGGTGGACAGACCGACAACACATGCAAAAACGGACAGACAGGCTGCTGTGGCCCAGATGGGGATGACCTCCCATGCTTCGATTGCTATCAAGATAGCCACTAA
- a CDS encoding polysaccharide deacetylase family protein, whose protein sequence is MRGRQPTRRGVLQNVFGIGLFSWFISKIKQLFGVQSDSGRKSPKETTTESKPLHADQEQAKEPEEEEEEEDPQPTLPENGAIVFVYDDGPMEDYTQALPAHKAFDAPATTGIVSEWVGTSGYMDTEELDELVEAGWEIASHTKEHRPLASFPLTEDTNHSDIIVSAEGYRHGHHEGETVEITNGETKVLREVAGLAGEPGERRVKLTEPVDEHFHAGESEIHYPADVMHEAVDDSKKALEEMGYDVSTILAPYDAYSGYSNLFVKEQYDGVANAEHGSRINYPDEYDPYETQRDYFIEFTDKKSVKHDLDKIANNALLGVVGAHSFKDEVNEESIGEMLEWVEERDIETMTLREAIETYD, encoded by the coding sequence ATGAGGGGAAGGCAACCAACGCGCCGGGGGGTTCTGCAAAATGTCTTTGGGATAGGGCTGTTCTCATGGTTCATCTCCAAGATAAAGCAATTATTCGGGGTACAGAGCGACAGCGGGCGTAAGAGTCCGAAAGAGACGACGACTGAGAGCAAGCCACTACACGCCGACCAAGAGCAAGCTAAAGAACCGGAGGAGGAAGAGGAAGAAGAGGACCCACAGCCAACACTGCCGGAGAACGGAGCCATCGTTTTCGTCTATGACGATGGGCCAATGGAGGACTACACGCAGGCATTACCTGCTCACAAGGCGTTCGATGCACCCGCGACGACCGGGATTGTGAGTGAGTGGGTTGGGACATCGGGCTACATGGATACCGAGGAGTTAGACGAACTAGTCGAGGCAGGCTGGGAAATTGCCAGCCATACCAAGGAGCATCGTCCACTCGCGTCGTTTCCGCTCACAGAAGACACCAATCACAGTGATATCATAGTGTCGGCGGAGGGCTATCGACACGGCCATCATGAGGGTGAAACGGTCGAAATCACTAATGGTGAGACGAAGGTGCTTCGGGAGGTTGCAGGTCTTGCCGGTGAGCCTGGCGAGCGTCGGGTCAAACTTACCGAGCCGGTTGACGAACATTTCCATGCTGGCGAATCCGAGATTCATTATCCTGCTGATGTGATGCATGAGGCAGTGGACGACTCGAAGAAGGCGCTTGAAGAGATGGGATATGACGTTTCGACCATATTGGCTCCGTATGATGCGTATTCGGGCTACTCGAACCTTTTCGTAAAGGAACAGTACGACGGTGTAGCGAATGCCGAACATGGGTCACGCATCAACTATCCTGACGAGTACGACCCGTATGAGACCCAGCGAGACTACTTCATTGAGTTCACGGACAAGAAGTCGGTCAAACATGACCTGGATAAAATCGCTAACAACGCGCTCCTCGGTGTAGTTGGGGCACACTCATTCAAAGACGAGGTAAACGAGGAATCGATTGGGGAGATGCTCGAATGGGTTGAGGAGCGCGATATTGAGACAATGACGCTTCGGGAGGCAATCGAGACATACGATTGA
- a CDS encoding DNA primase family protein translates to MGSETQYLDSVLSSLIGTEFKRNMNITHLKEDRQNESDIDYPGPIATQDEDTLGQSIQSNVEEWIDLNENVVWVYDLPNANLKAKDIKEALEDRQYPVEGKEWSDFIDWLSGLLSNEYVDGFQAFSEETNGNWEVRIARRSPAEVWTDIKTAYDDTDVMKRDVRQQAVDQLRREFQVITMAETGELYCYDREAGIYRSDGERVVREQLEDRLREHATRRDVNEILHKLKAGQSRTADEFRGPSGLVCVENGVINISSPSDLTLRTHSPEDEFRSRLLIGFDPDADCPTWKDCLDQWVSDGDDRQKLQEFVGYCLHHWDQPFQKALLLVGPTGSGKSTFLNVVNELLGHENVANQSLQALANQRFAKAELYEKFANIYNDLDAASVQNPGVFKTLTAGDSIMVERKNKDPFRFQPTQKLLFAANQVPSVDHDDDAFYRRWLIVEFPETIPSPDRNPNLEDELQEELPGILNWTLDGYARLMKQGQFTGDQTIESTRSFWHSYGTSIEQFLEEKVDIILEAETPEEDVYDAYCEFCDTQGLPARPKQTVTKELKRQTNVEQTRPDIDGERVRCYSGITLSNGDSLEPNSEEDDDESSSWLDDVESESF, encoded by the coding sequence TTGGGGTCTGAAACGCAATACCTTGACTCAGTATTGAGCTCCCTCATCGGAACAGAATTTAAAAGAAACATGAATATAACACATTTAAAAGAAGATAGACAAAACGAATCAGATATCGACTATCCTGGTCCTATCGCTACACAGGACGAGGACACCTTAGGTCAATCAATACAATCGAACGTCGAGGAGTGGATAGACCTAAATGAGAACGTTGTCTGGGTCTACGACCTCCCCAATGCGAACTTGAAGGCCAAAGATATCAAGGAGGCACTTGAAGACCGACAGTATCCGGTAGAGGGGAAGGAATGGAGTGATTTCATCGACTGGCTATCTGGACTCCTATCCAACGAGTATGTCGATGGATTTCAAGCCTTCAGTGAAGAGACCAACGGCAATTGGGAGGTCCGAATCGCTCGTCGGTCACCGGCAGAAGTTTGGACCGATATCAAAACAGCATATGACGATACGGACGTCATGAAGCGCGACGTTCGACAACAAGCTGTTGACCAACTTCGACGGGAGTTCCAGGTCATTACTATGGCGGAGACCGGGGAGTTGTACTGTTACGACCGTGAAGCGGGCATCTACCGTTCTGATGGTGAACGTGTTGTGCGAGAGCAGCTCGAAGACCGACTACGGGAACATGCAACTCGAAGAGATGTCAACGAAATTCTACACAAGCTCAAAGCAGGACAGTCGAGAACGGCTGACGAGTTTCGAGGTCCGAGTGGTCTGGTCTGTGTCGAGAACGGTGTCATTAACATCTCCAGTCCATCGGACCTGACCCTGCGTACTCATAGTCCCGAAGACGAGTTCCGGTCTCGGTTACTCATTGGATTCGACCCTGATGCGGACTGTCCGACCTGGAAGGACTGTCTCGACCAGTGGGTATCCGATGGGGATGACCGTCAGAAGCTCCAGGAATTCGTCGGCTATTGTCTCCATCACTGGGACCAACCCTTCCAGAAGGCATTACTCCTCGTTGGCCCGACTGGAAGCGGGAAATCCACGTTTCTGAACGTCGTAAACGAACTTCTTGGTCACGAGAATGTCGCCAATCAGTCCTTGCAAGCGCTGGCGAACCAACGGTTTGCGAAGGCAGAGTTGTATGAGAAGTTCGCCAACATCTACAACGACTTGGACGCAGCGAGTGTTCAGAATCCAGGTGTGTTCAAGACGTTAACTGCTGGGGACTCCATCATGGTTGAGCGAAAGAACAAGGACCCGTTTCGATTTCAGCCAACCCAGAAGTTGCTCTTCGCGGCCAATCAAGTCCCGAGTGTAGACCATGATGACGATGCATTCTACCGTCGATGGCTTATTGTCGAGTTCCCAGAGACGATTCCGTCGCCCGACCGAAATCCGAATCTCGAAGACGAACTCCAGGAGGAATTACCGGGAATCCTCAACTGGACACTCGATGGGTATGCCCGATTAATGAAGCAGGGTCAATTCACTGGAGACCAGACTATTGAATCAACTCGGTCGTTCTGGCATTCGTATGGGACGTCGATAGAGCAGTTCCTTGAGGAGAAGGTCGACATTATTCTCGAGGCCGAAACACCGGAGGAGGACGTGTATGATGCCTACTGCGAGTTCTGTGATACTCAGGGACTTCCGGCACGTCCGAAGCAGACAGTGACGAAAGAACTCAAACGACAAACGAATGTCGAACAAACCCGTCCGGATATCGACGGGGAACGGGTTCGGTGTTACTCCGGTATCACCCTCTCAAACGGCGATTCCTTGGAACCAAATAGTGAAGAGGACGATGACGAGAGTTCTAGCTGGTTAGACGATGTTGAATCTGAATCCTTCTGA